In Nicotiana tabacum cultivar K326 chromosome 2, ASM71507v2, whole genome shotgun sequence, the following proteins share a genomic window:
- the LOC107781661 gene encoding uncharacterized protein LOC107781661, which translates to MATTGGSISFSSFPSFSRRAKPNSTLVHADSLELRHIKMCKCSNVLPSMEYPQVVCRLVPSPRNIACFAAQESSSLTVAAETKEKKESETAEETAPAKPKPKPAAKAPAKSLPQMMEEDVIPSLKAILEAQDDISELELSFNDDKLEGSFSKKGNPYSFWAFFPDGLAGAKGFSLSSYGSGPSTVEPFLVDEKKITAKHVVFWVEKRLAAQGIIPVWNE; encoded by the exons ATGGCAACAACAGGaggttctatttcattttccagCTTCCCATCATTTAGCCGTAGAGCTAAACCCAATTCCACACTAGTGCATGCTGATTCTCTTGAACTAAGACACATCAAAATGTGCAAATGCTCCAACGTGTTGCCTTCAATGGAATATCCCCAGGTGGTATGTAGACTAGTCCCTTCTCCTAGAAACATTGCCTGCTTTGCAGCGCAAGAATCATCATCTTTAACTG TTGCTGCTGAAACGAAGGAGAAGAAAGAGTCAGAGACTGCTGAAGAAACAGCTCCTGCAAAACCAAAGCCAAAGCCTGCAGCTAAAGCTCCAGCCAAGTCTCTACCTCAGATGATGGAAGAGGATGTTATCCCGTCCCTGAAAGCAATTCTTGAAGCCCAAGACGATATCTCTGAGCTCGAGTTATCGTTTAATGACGACAAG TTGGAGGGTTCATTTTCAAAGAAGGGCAATCCATATTCATTTTGGGCCTTCTTTCCTGATGGACTCGCAG GTGCTAAAGGTTTCTCTTTGTCTTCCTATGGTTCCGGCCCGAGCACTGTGGAACCTTTTCTCGTTGATGAGAAAAAGATAACAGCAAAGCACGTTGTATTCTGGGTTGAGAAGCGCTTGGCTGCTCAAGGCATTATTCCTGTCTGGAATGAATAA
- the LOC107781663 gene encoding uncharacterized protein LOC107781663 isoform X1, whose protein sequence is MLEIPAIDSSITASIATVKRYAPPNQRNRSLGRRKSGGDHLERANGNSNDGEKNQISASRSTSTLDDAGGRYQANERSRTGLIPLQGCSGSDAFQLLNNRWMAALNAYNNLPYDSPERPVMYTKRSPWGHAMLPHQLMSQAGGASSSGLQKDFLSELQLAIHGTSASSNS, encoded by the exons ATGCTGGAAATTCCTGCCATAGATTCATCAATCACAGCCAGCATTGCAACCGTTAAACGCTATGCCCCTCCCAATCAGCG GAATCGCTCACTTGGTAGGCGAAAATCCGGAGGAG ATCACCTCGAACGAGCTAACGGCAATAGTAATGATGGTGAGAAGAATCAAATTAGTGCCTCTAGGTCTACATCTACTTTAGATGATGCTGGTGGCAGATATCAAGCGAATGAGAGATCTCGGACCGGGTTAATACCGCTACAAGGATGTTCTGGCAGTGATGCTTTTCAGCTTCTGAATAACC GTTGGATGGCTGCTCTGAATGCTTACAACAATTTACCATATGATTCTCCTG AAAGGCCAGTGATGTACACAAAAAGGTCACCTTGGGGGCATGCAATGCTTCCCCATCAG TTAATGTCACAAGCTGGAGGTGCATCTTCTTCTGGGTTGCAGAAGGACTTCTTAAGTGAGCTTCAACTTGCAATACATGGTACAAGTGCCAGTTCTAATTCCTAA
- the LOC107781663 gene encoding uncharacterized protein LOC107781663 isoform X2, whose protein sequence is MLEIPAIDSSITASIATVKRYAPPNQRNRSLGRRKSGGGWMAALNAYNNLPYDSPERPVMYTKRSPWGHAMLPHQLMSQAGGASSSGLQKDFLSELQLAIHGTSASSNS, encoded by the exons ATGCTGGAAATTCCTGCCATAGATTCATCAATCACAGCCAGCATTGCAACCGTTAAACGCTATGCCCCTCCCAATCAGCG GAATCGCTCACTTGGTAGGCGAAAATCCGGAGGAG GTTGGATGGCTGCTCTGAATGCTTACAACAATTTACCATATGATTCTCCTG AAAGGCCAGTGATGTACACAAAAAGGTCACCTTGGGGGCATGCAATGCTTCCCCATCAG TTAATGTCACAAGCTGGAGGTGCATCTTCTTCTGGGTTGCAGAAGGACTTCTTAAGTGAGCTTCAACTTGCAATACATGGTACAAGTGCCAGTTCTAATTCCTAA
- the LOC142166828 gene encoding uncharacterized protein LOC142166828 codes for MQKAIKGQALADHLAENPVDKDYEPLTTYFPDEEVLFVGEDIAESYPGWRIFFDGATNFKGVGIKAVLISESGQHYPTSAKIRFPCTNNIAKYEACILGIRMAVDMNIKEFLVIGDSDLLIHQLQGELTIKNVKILPYLHCHPYKNYIDPIEIEIRDQHVYCFRVDEEPDDKTWYYDIKRFLETREYPKNATNSQKRALRRLENHFFLNGEVLYRRTPYLGLLRCVDAAEATRLLEEIHAGTCRPHMNGFTLAKNILRAGYFWITMESDSIHYVQKCH; via the exons ATGCAGAAGGCCATTAAAGGACAAGCCTTAGCTGACCACCTTGCAGAGAATCCAGTAGACAAGGATTATGAGCCGCTCACcacatacttcccagatgaagaagtgTTATTCGttggagaagatattgcagaatcataCCCAGGGTGGAGAATATTCTTCGACGGAGcgacaaatttcaaaggagtaggaatAAAGGCAGTCCTAATTTCAGAATCAGGACAACATTACCCAACATCAGCAAAGataaggttcccttgcaccaacaatatagccaagtacgaagcatgcatcctCGGGATCAGGATGGCGGTTGACATGAATATCAAAGAGTTTTTGGTCATAGGTGACTCTGATCTATTGATACATCAACTTCAAGGAGAATTGACTATCAAGAACGTGAAGATCCTTCCATACCTGCATTGT catccataTAAGAATTACATCGACCCTATCGAGATAGAGATCAGGGATCAACATGTGTACTGTTTTCGTGTAGATGAAGAGCCAGATGATAAGACATGGTACTACGACATCAAAAGATTCCTTGAAACAAGAGAGTATCCTAAGAATGCTACTAATAGTCAGAAGAGAGCACTAAGAAGGCTGGAAAATCACTTTTTCCTCAACGGGGAAGTCCTATATAGGAGGACCCCATACTTGGGTTTGTTAAGATGTGTAGATGCCGCTGAAGCAACTAGATTGCTAGAAGAAATACATGCAGGAACGTGCAGACCCCACATGAATGGCTTCACCTTAGCTAAGAATATTTTAAGAGCCGGATACTTTTGGATTACCATGGAAAGCGATAGTATCCACTATGTGCAGAAGTGTCACTAA